The following coding sequences lie in one Silvanigrella aquatica genomic window:
- a CDS encoding MlaE family ABC transporter permease: MKKILKIPETIGLFLIKLFAGFGRFLIFIKDVFRWFFLPPFRIGLIVKQLEFVGNKSSTIIFISALFVGAVLGLQLGVIFKLFSAEGLMGAATGKSLALELGPVMCGFIVIGRAGAAMAAEIATMRVNEQIDAMEAMGVNPISYLVVPRVIASTIMMPILAGIFLFVGVIGCYLVAVLFYRVDTMTFMQQLKWIVYWSDVVKGLVKATVFGFIFSSIACYKGFKAKGGAKGVGEATTSAVVAGLLSILVGDFIITIFQVR; the protein is encoded by the coding sequence ATGAAAAAAATTTTAAAAATTCCAGAAACAATTGGATTATTTTTAATTAAATTATTTGCGGGATTTGGCCGTTTTTTAATATTTATAAAAGATGTATTCAGATGGTTTTTTTTACCCCCTTTTCGTATTGGCCTTATTGTAAAACAATTAGAATTTGTAGGTAATAAAAGTTCAACAATTATATTTATATCAGCATTGTTTGTGGGAGCTGTTTTAGGGTTGCAATTGGGAGTTATTTTTAAATTATTTAGTGCTGAAGGATTAATGGGAGCGGCAACGGGAAAATCGTTAGCACTAGAATTAGGTCCTGTGATGTGTGGATTTATTGTTATAGGACGCGCCGGAGCTGCCATGGCTGCAGAAATTGCAACTATGCGTGTGAATGAGCAAATTGATGCTATGGAAGCTATGGGTGTAAATCCTATTAGTTACCTTGTTGTTCCTAGGGTTATAGCAAGTACAATTATGATGCCTATATTAGCTGGAATTTTTTTATTCGTTGGCGTCATTGGATGTTACCTTGTTGCGGTGCTTTTTTATCGTGTTGACACCATGACTTTTATGCAGCAATTAAAATGGATTGTTTATTGGAGTGATGTGGTAAAGGGTCTTGTAAAAGCCACGGTATTTGGTTTTATTTTTTCATCTATCGCATGCTACAAAGGGTTTAAAGCAAAGGGGGGAGCCAAAGGCGTCGGCGAAGCGACAACAAGTGCTGTTGTTGCGGGCTTGCTTTCTATATTGGTGGGAGATTTTATAATTACGATTTTCCAGGTAAGGTAA
- the blaOXA gene encoding class D beta-lactamase: MKKIFSLFAIISCFHSVSYADCFILSENNKNIIKEGDCETAYTPASTFKIPISLIGYNEKILKSETQPKLNFEEGYVDWLDKWKQPHDPKLWMANSCVWYSQLITKKVGMDKFKKYMNDFNYGNKDLSGDKNKDNGLERAWLSSSLEISPEQQLNFLYGLNNKSLKVIDLSYKMTQNILFNEALKDDWKLYGKTGNGNVLNRDKTQKTERQVGWFVGWIEKKDRKIMFVHLIVDSDKKDSYASLRSKAKAKEKLEHYLKNN; the protein is encoded by the coding sequence TTGAAAAAAATCTTTAGCTTATTTGCCATAATTTCATGCTTTCATTCCGTTTCTTATGCCGACTGCTTTATATTAAGTGAAAATAATAAAAATATTATTAAAGAGGGTGATTGCGAGACAGCTTACACCCCGGCATCCACATTTAAAATACCAATAAGTTTAATTGGTTATAATGAAAAAATTCTAAAATCGGAAACCCAACCCAAATTAAATTTCGAGGAAGGTTATGTCGATTGGCTCGATAAATGGAAACAACCACACGATCCAAAGTTATGGATGGCAAATAGCTGTGTCTGGTATTCTCAATTGATTACAAAAAAAGTGGGAATGGACAAATTTAAAAAATATATGAACGATTTTAATTACGGTAATAAAGATCTCTCTGGCGATAAAAATAAAGATAATGGTCTCGAACGTGCCTGGCTATCAAGCTCCCTCGAAATTTCTCCAGAACAACAACTTAATTTTCTATATGGATTAAATAACAAATCATTAAAAGTAATTGATTTATCTTATAAAATGACTCAAAATATTTTATTTAATGAAGCACTAAAAGACGACTGGAAACTATATGGAAAAACAGGAAATGGAAATGTATTAAATAGAGATAAAACTCAAAAGACAGAGCGTCAAGTAGGTTGGTTTGTAGGGTGGATAGAAAAAAAAGATCGTAAAATTATGTTTGTTCACCTTATTGTTGATTCCGACAAAAAAGACTCCTATGCAAGTTTACGTTCAAAAGCAAAAGCTAAAGAAAAATTAGAACACTATTTAAAGAATAATTAA
- a CDS encoding ABC transporter ATP-binding protein, translated as MSHDDSIISLINVKKSFGNNHVLNGLNLEIPKHKISFIIGRSGEGKSVTLKHFIGILKPDSGEIWIDGVQMKNAKEDEWIEVRKKIGILFQDGALFDSLTISENVSFPIQNHLKLSAIEIENVVSELLELVGLPGIENKYPPELSIGERKRVGLARALALKPQLLLYDEPTTSMDPLVSDLIDKLIYSTQKKMSGITSVVVSHDITSVMSIAEYIFLLHKGKIYFQGTPEDFRSSKDDLVKQFLTGGRNGPLEVPIA; from the coding sequence ATGTCTCATGATGATAGCATTATATCATTAATTAATGTAAAAAAATCTTTTGGAAATAATCATGTTTTAAATGGGTTAAATTTAGAAATTCCAAAACACAAGATTTCATTTATTATTGGACGAAGTGGTGAAGGAAAATCTGTTACTTTAAAGCATTTTATTGGAATATTAAAGCCCGACTCTGGTGAAATATGGATCGATGGCGTGCAAATGAAAAATGCTAAAGAAGATGAATGGATTGAAGTTCGTAAAAAAATAGGAATTCTTTTTCAAGATGGTGCTTTATTCGATAGCTTAACTATTTCTGAAAATGTTTCTTTTCCTATTCAAAATCATCTGAAATTATCTGCAATAGAAATTGAAAATGTAGTTTCCGAATTGCTCGAGTTGGTTGGTTTGCCTGGAATAGAAAATAAATATCCGCCAGAACTTTCCATTGGTGAACGTAAGAGAGTGGGCTTAGCGAGGGCTTTAGCTTTAAAACCTCAATTGTTACTTTACGATGAACCTACAACCAGTATGGATCCTCTTGTCTCCGATCTGATTGACAAGCTTATCTATAGCACACAAAAGAAAATGAGTGGTATAACCTCTGTTGTGGTGAGCCACGATATCACATCTGTAATGAGTATCGCTGAGTATATCTTCCTTTTGCATAAAGGGAAAATTTACTTTCAAGGAACACCAGAAGACTTTCGCTCTAGTAAAGACGATCTTGTAAAACAATTTCTTACCGGCGGCAGAAATGGTCCTTTGGAAGTTCCTATAGCTTAA
- a CDS encoding Sec-independent protein translocase subunit TatA/TatB, with the protein MHTFSFGELALIFGIVIVLFGGSRLASVGKSLGEGISNFKKGLNSSNADEKQLKSPSSQSQTQVVDVDHKDIPKV; encoded by the coding sequence ATGCACACCTTTAGCTTTGGTGAACTTGCTCTTATTTTTGGTATTGTTATTGTGTTATTTGGCGGAAGTCGCTTGGCATCTGTTGGAAAATCTCTTGGTGAAGGCATTTCAAATTTTAAAAAAGGACTCAACAGTTCTAATGCGGATGAAAAGCAATTGAAATCTCCGTCTTCACAAAGCCAAACACAAGTTGTAGATGTTGATCACAAAGATATCCCAAAAGTTTAA
- a CDS encoding MlaD family protein, which translates to MSLSSEVKVGLFAIVGTVVLTTTAVVLGGNPFSSKKQHYYTVLNNVKGVAERTQVRASGVQVGEVTSVEILQDGARINFSVDGDLKIPKGSFIEIRSRGILGDVYIEVVRNYQGVGYMSSGDLMPRNSESNDMDSLMASLNQIANDIKKISGNLANVLGTKDGENSIRNIVTNIEGMTSDLRDITSSQKTNIKEAIKGIRDSAVHISNLIARNDSKIDQIISDMKSFTTELRQISTPENRERIENIIANVDEATASIKRMATKIEGGEGTLGQLIAKDETADEVKATLKSIQDVVKPISQLKLTIMDRAEYRLENAETGDKFVNEFNVTLATRPDRYYLLGITNAPYGRQVTNSTTTSTTNGNTTTTNVQQNTPENLSNLRFNLQIAQRFGFVGLRLGMFANSGGFATDFYAFNDKFVTTFEFSQFGGAPTPSDTIYGTKGAFNIKAFSNVFITPNFFVTGGVDGLVLYNKPFPFVGAGISITDDDIKSLVGVAALAK; encoded by the coding sequence ATGTCTTTGTCCTCGGAAGTAAAAGTTGGTTTGTTTGCAATTGTGGGAACCGTAGTTCTCACTACGACTGCTGTTGTGCTTGGGGGAAATCCCTTTTCATCTAAAAAACAACATTATTATACTGTTTTAAATAACGTGAAAGGGGTTGCAGAAAGAACCCAGGTGCGCGCTTCGGGCGTTCAGGTTGGTGAAGTCACCTCAGTTGAAATTTTACAAGATGGTGCGCGAATTAATTTTAGTGTGGATGGAGATCTCAAAATACCTAAAGGATCTTTTATTGAAATCCGATCTCGTGGAATTTTGGGTGATGTTTATATTGAAGTTGTTCGTAATTATCAGGGTGTAGGCTATATGAGTTCCGGTGATCTCATGCCACGAAATTCTGAGTCCAACGATATGGACTCCCTGATGGCTAGTTTAAATCAGATTGCTAATGATATTAAAAAAATTAGCGGTAACTTAGCTAACGTATTAGGAACCAAAGATGGTGAAAATTCCATTCGCAATATTGTGACAAATATTGAGGGTATGACAAGCGATCTGCGCGATATCACTTCCTCACAAAAAACAAATATTAAAGAGGCCATTAAAGGAATTCGCGATAGTGCTGTTCATATTTCTAATTTAATTGCACGAAACGACTCTAAAATTGATCAAATTATTTCTGATATGAAATCATTTACAACGGAATTAAGACAAATTTCAACTCCTGAAAACAGAGAGCGTATTGAAAATATTATTGCCAATGTAGATGAAGCCACAGCATCAATTAAAAGAATGGCTACTAAAATTGAAGGTGGTGAAGGTACTTTAGGGCAATTAATAGCAAAAGATGAAACTGCAGACGAAGTAAAAGCAACTTTAAAAAGTATTCAAGATGTCGTTAAACCTATTTCACAATTAAAATTAACTATAATGGATAGAGCAGAATATCGCCTTGAAAATGCAGAAACGGGAGATAAATTCGTCAATGAGTTTAATGTTACTTTAGCTACTCGTCCTGATCGTTATTATTTGCTTGGTATTACCAATGCTCCCTATGGAAGACAGGTAACAAATTCAACAACAACATCGACAACAAATGGAAATACGACAACGACAAATGTGCAGCAAAATACGCCTGAAAATCTTTCTAATTTACGCTTTAATTTGCAAATTGCACAGCGCTTTGGATTTGTAGGTTTACGTCTTGGTATGTTTGCCAACTCTGGAGGATTTGCTACAGATTTTTACGCATTTAACGATAAATTTGTAACAACTTTTGAATTTTCTCAGTTTGGTGGTGCTCCTACTCCTTCCGATACAATATATGGAACAAAAGGCGCGTTTAATATTAAAGCTTTTTCAAACGTATTTATCACGCCAAATTTCTTTGTTACGGGCGGTGTCGATGGACTTGTGTTATATAACAAGCCTTTCCCATTTGTAGGTGCCGGAATTTCTATTACTGACGATGATATTAAAAGCTTAGTGGGAGTAGCAGCTCTTGCAAAATAA
- a CDS encoding ArsA family ATPase produces MSFVFPKLHIFLGAGGVGKTTLSASFALSLANSGKKVGLLSIDPAKRLQSALGVGALSEVGTLIPLQNKDGELRAAILHIGESLARWVEEKGIKNEEQTKLFQNPYYVALSSKMATAIDTLAAIRVAEWVEQYPDVEELVIDTAPGIHAIDFIAKPEKVSSFLDSKIIDWLKWFVGSAQEKPNIVAWAFKSGARKILEGLALVGGRNFIINFGEFLTMLDKVFITALERLKYTQKWLKHNSTNIILVSSIREDAVAVTKEIGRILNQMKMNPSLAIINRAFPLNLKDEELLNKFLDQEYSENSNEKMFANYLASYFSTQHKVRQKLSEFSVDVIEIPLSASLDLDNELRLSDLSNLGDIIRQKTGKTSL; encoded by the coding sequence ATGTCCTTTGTTTTTCCAAAGCTTCACATATTTTTGGGTGCAGGAGGAGTTGGGAAGACAACACTCTCTGCATCATTTGCTCTTTCATTAGCAAATTCAGGGAAAAAAGTGGGGCTATTGAGTATTGATCCCGCCAAGAGACTGCAATCTGCTTTAGGAGTGGGTGCTCTCTCTGAAGTAGGAACTCTGATTCCCTTGCAAAATAAGGATGGAGAATTACGTGCTGCTATTTTACATATTGGTGAGAGTTTAGCGCGTTGGGTTGAAGAAAAAGGAATAAAAAATGAGGAGCAAACGAAATTATTTCAAAATCCATATTATGTCGCTCTTTCAAGTAAAATGGCCACAGCTATAGACACCTTAGCCGCAATTCGTGTAGCTGAATGGGTAGAGCAATATCCCGATGTAGAGGAATTGGTCATTGATACGGCACCTGGAATTCATGCCATAGATTTTATTGCGAAACCTGAAAAAGTATCTTCTTTTTTAGACAGCAAAATTATTGATTGGTTAAAATGGTTTGTTGGAAGTGCTCAAGAAAAGCCCAACATTGTGGCATGGGCTTTTAAGTCGGGCGCTCGAAAAATTTTAGAAGGCTTAGCGTTGGTTGGTGGTCGAAATTTTATCATTAATTTTGGTGAGTTTTTGACTATGCTAGACAAAGTTTTTATTACGGCATTAGAGCGTCTGAAATATACACAAAAATGGTTAAAGCATAACTCAACAAATATTATTTTAGTGAGTTCTATTCGTGAAGATGCTGTAGCTGTTACAAAAGAAATTGGAAGAATTTTAAATCAAATGAAAATGAATCCGAGTTTAGCCATTATAAATCGAGCTTTTCCTTTAAATTTAAAAGATGAAGAACTATTAAATAAATTTTTGGATCAGGAGTATTCTGAAAATTCCAATGAAAAAATGTTTGCTAATTATTTAGCAAGTTATTTTTCAACACAGCATAAAGTTCGTCAAAAATTATCTGAATTTTCTGTGGATGTTATTGAAATCCCTCTTTCAGCAAGTTTAGATTTAGATAACGAATTAAGACTCTCCGATTTATCTAATTTAGGGGATATCATTAGGCAAAAAACAGGAAAAACCTCTTTATGA
- a CDS encoding NAD-dependent epimerase/dehydratase family protein has product MPLFVVTGAHGFIGTNVVEKLLSMAPEELGFAKASNLKFSNFESEGHQEKGCSIIASDLSSSINRTTARRFLGSARYQYVDYEELIPYLESLSVKPDAVIHNGACSSTTETDPEIFSKLNVGYSKAMWDFCVRYDVPYIYASSAATYGDGTLGFSDKKEDCEKYIPLNLYGKSKLDFDIWALKQKKTPPSWFGLRYFNVFGQFESHKAGQASMVYHGYNQAVRTGKIRLFESNTTQYKAGEQLRDFVYIDDLIAITMDLIRLSIARKNADQKIILPENGLFLNVGRGVAETWNNLAKEVFAALSLPESIEYIPMPANIIKQYQNYTCADLTSLRSIGIKHEFSSFKAGVAKYVQKHLMRGQ; this is encoded by the coding sequence ATGCCACTATTTGTTGTTACGGGTGCCCATGGTTTTATTGGAACAAATGTTGTTGAAAAATTGCTTTCAATGGCACCCGAGGAACTTGGATTTGCTAAAGCATCAAATTTAAAATTTTCTAATTTTGAGTCCGAAGGCCATCAAGAAAAGGGATGTTCCATAATTGCAAGTGACTTATCGAGCAGCATCAATCGTACTACGGCACGTCGCTTTTTAGGTTCGGCGCGTTATCAATATGTCGATTACGAAGAGCTGATTCCTTATTTAGAATCACTTTCTGTAAAACCAGATGCTGTTATTCATAATGGAGCTTGTTCTTCTACAACAGAAACTGATCCCGAAATTTTTAGCAAATTAAATGTAGGCTATTCAAAGGCAATGTGGGATTTTTGTGTACGCTATGATGTTCCTTATATTTACGCATCAAGCGCTGCGACTTATGGCGATGGTACTTTAGGTTTTTCTGATAAAAAAGAAGATTGTGAAAAATATATTCCTTTAAATCTTTATGGAAAATCAAAACTTGATTTTGATATATGGGCATTAAAGCAAAAAAAGACGCCTCCTTCCTGGTTTGGTCTTCGTTACTTTAATGTTTTTGGTCAGTTTGAATCACACAAAGCCGGGCAGGCCAGCATGGTTTACCACGGTTACAATCAAGCCGTACGCACGGGTAAAATTCGTTTATTTGAAAGTAATACCACACAATATAAAGCGGGGGAGCAACTTCGTGATTTTGTGTATATTGACGATCTCATTGCTATTACAATGGATCTTATTCGTCTTTCTATTGCGCGTAAAAACGCCGATCAAAAAATAATTTTACCAGAAAATGGTTTGTTTTTAAATGTCGGTCGCGGCGTTGCAGAAACTTGGAATAATTTAGCAAAAGAAGTTTTTGCGGCACTTTCTTTGCCTGAGTCCATTGAATATATTCCTATGCCTGCTAATATTATAAAACAGTATCAGAATTATACTTGTGCTGATTTGACTTCGTTACGTTCTATAGGCATTAAGCATGAGTTTTCAAGCTTTAAAGCAGGTGTAGCAAAATATGTTCAAAAGCATTTAATGCGAGGGCAATAA
- a CDS encoding heterodisulfide reductase-related iron-sulfur binding cluster, translating to MEAQLLTRQIYWSPSGGLNDILHQTTYIWLAAAILIFGYGIWKHIRLWRAGKSEICFDRPNERVILFIRNVLAQAKVLRSRRQRDPKPRSIYAAWMHGLIFYGFFALVFGTTIVALKEYSIVDLYHGWFYAFVKVTCQVGGVALAIGLLMGIIRRSNKSQNFSHSFGYTLLYSFLFLLVIQGFLLQGFRLAFEQNALDAQWAFVGYLASYLFPKDMNSTTANGIYTSLWYFHMVTTMAFIATIPYTRALHIVTATLNLYTQRITPTVFLAKMDFENAEAEYFGSRDIRDFSWKDLLSFDSCTECRRCTDICPANAVGKPLDPREVILKLKNSMTVDALFPKDGEMEKHFLFENGVITHNEIWACTNCGGCVNECPVGIDQLRTIMQLRRYQTLTLGEVPASAGKAIENIKQYNNPWGLPHADRFKWAEGLDLPLITGETPEVEYLYYVGCAASYDLGNQRVAKAVVNILKYCGVSFAVMGKAEKCNGEPVKRLGDEYSFAEIANSNVEQLNKLKFKKIVTHCPHCFNTLKNDYQEYGGKYEVYHHSQLLTELFKSNKLQLPIEVNKSVTFHDPCFLGRHNGEFDAPRQILEAVAGIRLSEMEASKETSSCCGMGGGNMWYESEGGGKIVERRLQHVAQTGAKTLVTGCSFCMINFKSAFQNLEATKDLEIMDLAEAVVMAMPPEAKNAALSKVN from the coding sequence ATGGAAGCACAACTCTTAACGCGGCAAATATATTGGTCTCCATCTGGTGGATTAAACGATATTCTACATCAAACAACGTATATTTGGTTGGCAGCAGCAATTCTTATTTTTGGTTATGGTATATGGAAACATATCAGACTTTGGCGTGCCGGAAAATCAGAAATTTGTTTTGATAGGCCTAATGAAAGAGTCATTTTATTTATAAGAAATGTGTTGGCTCAAGCAAAGGTATTGCGTTCCCGAAGGCAGCGCGATCCAAAACCTCGTTCCATTTATGCTGCATGGATGCATGGACTTATTTTTTACGGATTTTTTGCACTTGTATTTGGTACCACAATTGTTGCATTAAAGGAATATTCCATTGTTGATTTATATCATGGATGGTTTTACGCTTTTGTTAAAGTAACATGCCAAGTGGGAGGAGTTGCACTTGCCATTGGTTTATTAATGGGAATTATTCGTCGTAGTAATAAATCGCAAAATTTTTCGCACAGTTTCGGTTATACTTTATTATATAGTTTTTTATTTTTATTAGTTATTCAAGGATTTTTATTACAAGGTTTTCGTCTTGCCTTTGAGCAAAATGCTTTAGATGCTCAGTGGGCATTTGTCGGTTATTTAGCAAGTTATTTATTTCCTAAAGATATGAATTCAACTACAGCAAACGGAATTTATACCAGTCTTTGGTATTTTCACATGGTCACAACCATGGCTTTTATTGCGACAATTCCTTATACAAGAGCTCTGCATATCGTAACAGCAACTTTAAATTTATACACACAAAGAATAACTCCTACGGTATTTCTTGCAAAAATGGATTTTGAAAATGCAGAGGCGGAATATTTTGGCTCAAGAGATATTCGTGACTTTAGTTGGAAAGATTTATTGAGTTTTGACAGTTGCACAGAATGTCGACGTTGTACAGACATTTGTCCTGCAAATGCCGTTGGAAAACCTCTCGATCCCCGTGAAGTTATTTTAAAATTAAAAAATAGTATGACAGTCGATGCTTTGTTTCCAAAAGACGGTGAAATGGAAAAACATTTTTTATTTGAAAATGGTGTTATCACTCACAATGAAATTTGGGCTTGTACGAATTGTGGGGGCTGTGTCAATGAATGTCCTGTTGGAATTGATCAGCTCAGAACAATTATGCAATTGCGTCGTTATCAAACATTAACTTTAGGAGAAGTACCCGCCTCTGCTGGAAAAGCAATTGAAAATATAAAGCAATATAATAATCCTTGGGGATTGCCCCATGCCGATCGTTTTAAGTGGGCAGAGGGACTCGATCTTCCCCTTATTACGGGAGAAACTCCGGAAGTCGAATATTTGTATTATGTGGGTTGTGCCGCTTCTTACGATTTGGGCAATCAGCGCGTCGCAAAAGCTGTTGTTAATATTTTAAAATATTGTGGTGTTTCCTTTGCCGTTATGGGCAAAGCAGAAAAATGCAATGGCGAACCTGTGAAGAGGCTTGGTGATGAATATTCTTTTGCTGAAATTGCAAATAGTAATGTTGAGCAATTAAATAAATTAAAATTTAAAAAAATAGTAACTCACTGTCCTCACTGTTTTAATACGTTAAAAAATGATTACCAAGAATATGGTGGAAAGTACGAAGTGTATCACCACTCACAATTGTTAACTGAATTATTTAAAAGTAACAAACTGCAGTTACCTATTGAAGTTAATAAGTCTGTTACTTTTCATGATCCCTGCTTTTTAGGGAGACATAATGGTGAATTCGATGCTCCCAGACAAATTTTGGAAGCGGTTGCAGGCATTCGTCTTTCTGAAATGGAAGCCAGCAAAGAAACCTCAAGCTGTTGCGGCATGGGTGGGGGCAACATGTGGTATGAAAGCGAAGGTGGCGGAAAAATTGTCGAAAGACGCTTGCAACATGTTGCGCAGACAGGTGCAAAAACGCTTGTTACAGGTTGCTCTTTTTGTATGATCAATTTTAAGAGTGCTTTTCAAAATTTAGAAGCAACAAAAGATCTTGAAATTATGGATTTGGCCGAAGCAGTTGTGATGGCTATGCCTCCTGAAGCGAAAAATGCAGCGCTGTCAAAGGTGAATTGA
- a CDS encoding vitamin K epoxide reductase family protein has protein sequence MENNTELNHNANSESYLNNLNILTIILGIAGFFVSLYALAIHLQLSTKGGAQICDFNSTVNCSNVIGSSYGSFAAIPLGAYGMTYFAIILSASFMPKLAKVSRKWLAFWEMIIALVGFVVVGILIYISYNILKMICPTCSIIHGIVTLYTIQKIVQFFKSKNEPNLPKNDSFLRLMAVSLCLGIPPLAIGLISPLFAHYFIKETPANQSNASNNTTNSNNPDPSNLTPAHPPESAMLTFNKTNFVGNGEDYRRGDDNAKVIIQVFSDFGCPHCRIATDAIIKAQDTVGHDKVLFVYRFFPLSNKCNPYIPGEGGYPYACSLAEAARCSGQQGKFWEFKAWAFEGQTWSDSERAQKFSMEGLKVQVTTLGMNAESFAQCVQLDTELPKIKDDAALANKMGIMGTPLIVINGIQYDGPHSPDAFMQAFQQALSRVN, from the coding sequence ATGGAAAATAATACCGAATTGAACCATAATGCAAATTCAGAATCTTATTTAAACAATCTTAATATTTTAACAATTATTCTTGGTATTGCTGGTTTTTTTGTCTCATTATATGCACTCGCTATCCATTTGCAACTCAGCACAAAAGGCGGGGCTCAAATCTGTGATTTCAATTCAACAGTAAATTGTTCCAATGTGATTGGAAGCTCTTACGGTTCCTTTGCCGCCATTCCTTTAGGTGCATATGGAATGACATATTTTGCCATAATTTTATCTGCTTCATTCATGCCTAAATTGGCAAAAGTAAGCAGAAAATGGCTTGCCTTTTGGGAAATGATTATTGCTCTCGTAGGTTTTGTTGTTGTTGGAATACTCATTTATATTTCTTATAATATTTTAAAAATGATTTGCCCAACTTGTTCTATTATTCATGGAATTGTTACTTTGTATACTATTCAAAAAATAGTCCAGTTTTTTAAATCGAAAAATGAACCCAACCTTCCTAAAAATGATTCCTTTTTAAGGCTTATGGCTGTTTCCTTATGCCTTGGCATACCGCCACTTGCCATTGGTCTTATTTCTCCTCTTTTTGCTCATTACTTCATCAAAGAAACCCCAGCGAATCAAAGCAATGCGAGCAATAATACAACCAACTCAAACAATCCCGATCCCTCAAACTTAACACCAGCACACCCCCCAGAAAGTGCTATGTTAACTTTTAATAAAACAAACTTTGTGGGCAATGGTGAGGATTACCGTAGAGGCGATGACAATGCAAAAGTCATCATTCAAGTATTTTCAGATTTTGGATGCCCCCACTGCCGTATTGCTACCGATGCGATTATTAAGGCACAAGATACTGTCGGGCATGATAAAGTTTTATTTGTTTACCGCTTTTTTCCTTTAAGTAACAAGTGCAATCCCTACATTCCTGGAGAAGGAGGCTATCCTTACGCTTGTTCCCTTGCCGAAGCCGCACGCTGTTCAGGACAACAAGGTAAATTTTGGGAATTTAAAGCTTGGGCGTTTGAAGGGCAAACTTGGAGCGACTCAGAAAGAGCACAGAAATTTTCAATGGAAGGGTTAAAAGTACAGGTGACTACCTTAGGTATGAATGCAGAATCTTTTGCACAATGTGTGCAATTAGACACCGAATTGCCAAAAATTAAAGACGATGCTGCCCTTGCAAATAAAATGGGGATTATGGGAACACCTCTCATTGTTATCAATGGCATTCAATATGATGGTCCTCATTCCCCAGACGCTTTTATGCAAGCTTTTCAACAAGCACTTAGCAGAGTGAATTAA
- a CDS encoding ArsA family ATPase, giving the protein MIPLKQISQKLLFVVGKGGVGRTTVSASLASYFAKQGEKVLVVQWSLKDSISPLYSMSPCHHKETAVPGGFKVMNYSASDAIREYFVDHLKMKLIYAMVIENRHVQRLIHAAPGVQELFFLGRLFWLVELAQQEKGYHYDRVIVDSPATGHGISLFGIAPAVANLGMTGPLAAECERVTKLLMNKEKTGFFVVTLPEELPIEECFESIPKLTAQMQRPPLAVIVNQSNNAQFFPELSRAEHEEWFLNLKSSLTQQESKQEIDLILSMLNKRNLYENKLTQWVNDFTAKTNQQLPIMSLPDVELLQKIESPLQIIEALSNYFSSIS; this is encoded by the coding sequence ATGATTCCTTTAAAACAAATCAGCCAAAAACTTTTATTTGTTGTTGGTAAAGGTGGCGTAGGGAGAACAACAGTATCTGCCTCTTTAGCTTCCTATTTTGCAAAACAAGGCGAAAAAGTCCTTGTTGTTCAATGGTCATTAAAAGACTCTATTTCTCCATTATATTCTATGTCTCCATGTCATCACAAAGAAACAGCTGTGCCAGGTGGTTTCAAAGTGATGAATTATTCTGCTTCCGATGCTATTCGAGAGTATTTTGTCGATCATTTAAAAATGAAATTAATTTATGCTATGGTCATAGAAAATCGCCATGTGCAACGTCTTATACATGCCGCTCCCGGAGTTCAGGAATTATTTTTTTTAGGTCGCTTGTTCTGGCTTGTTGAATTAGCACAACAAGAAAAGGGTTATCATTACGATCGTGTTATTGTTGATTCTCCTGCGACAGGACATGGTATTTCATTGTTTGGAATTGCACCTGCCGTTGCAAATTTAGGTATGACAGGGCCTTTGGCAGCAGAATGTGAGCGGGTTACAAAATTATTAATGAACAAAGAAAAAACAGGTTTTTTTGTTGTTACGTTACCGGAAGAGCTTCCCATTGAGGAATGTTTCGAATCTATACCTAAATTAACAGCGCAAATGCAGCGTCCTCCCTTAGCTGTTATTGTCAATCAGTCGAATAACGCTCAATTTTTTCCAGAGTTAAGCAGGGCGGAACATGAAGAATGGTTTTTAAATTTAAAATCAAGCTTGACTCAACAAGAATCTAAACAAGAAATTGATCTTATATTATCCATGCTCAACAAAAGAAATCTATATGAAAATAAACTTACACAATGGGTGAATGATTTTACTGCAAAAACAAATCAGCAGCTTCCCATTATGTCATTGCCTGATGTTGAATTATTGCAAAAAATTGAATCTCCCTTACAAATTATTGAAGCATTATCTAATTATTTTTCTTCCATATCTTAA